In a genomic window of Temperatibacter marinus:
- the gyrB gene encoding DNA topoisomerase (ATP-hydrolyzing) subunit B, translating to MSEDMQNLENGAEEYGADSIKVLKGLDAVRKRPGMYIGDTEDGSGLHHMVFEVSDNAIDEALAGHCDIVTMSLNSDGSCSILDNGRGIPTDIHEEEGVSAAQVIMTQLHAGGKFDNNSYKVSGGLHGVGVSVVNALSDWLELRIWRDGKEHHMRFEHGEPIDDLAVVGDAKPGQKGTEVTFMPAIETFKNITFSFDKLVHRFRELAFLNSGVRILLKDKRHADVEDVELFYEGGITAFVNYLDRSKDSIIGEPVTVAGEKDGIVTEVSMQWNDSYHENVLCFTNNIPQRDGGTHLAAFRAALTRTINSYLNDSGIAKKAKVSVSGDDAREGLTAVVSVKVPDPKFSSQTKDKLVSSEVRPAVEGMMNEKLAEWFAEHPNEARIVVQKIIDAATAREAARKARELTRRKGVLDVASLPGKLADCQEKDASLSELFIVEGDSAGGSAKQGRNRKNQAILPLKGKILNVERARFDRMLGSQEIGTLITALGTGIGREDFNLEKLRYHKIVIMTDADVDGAHIRTLLLTFFYRQMPEIVENGYLYIAQPPLYKVGRGKSEVYLKDEAAMDDYLLNNGVQDVVITDATGAQHAGEEIRHLASEAQTINSYLRAFPQGTNLELAELIGLLGGFNTDLQGKLEDRSKVAQEVCARLNNLDDVGKWEGQGADSGGYKFTYHIRGISDSYTFNADFCDSQEARGLDHHMKTVRELFAEPVTMERKEVEVIVSRPTELLAALLAQGKKGLSMQRYKGLGEMNPDQLWETTLDPEARTLLQVKVDHVDTADEIFTKLMGDIVEDRRAFIQDNALSVTNLDA from the coding sequence ATGAGTGAAGATATGCAAAACCTAGAAAATGGTGCAGAAGAGTACGGCGCAGATAGCATTAAAGTCTTGAAGGGCTTAGACGCTGTCCGTAAGCGTCCCGGTATGTATATTGGGGATACTGAGGATGGTTCAGGTTTGCATCATATGGTCTTTGAGGTGTCTGATAATGCCATTGATGAAGCGCTAGCAGGGCACTGTGATATTGTGACCATGTCTCTCAATTCTGATGGGTCTTGCTCAATCCTTGATAATGGACGCGGTATCCCTACAGATATTCACGAAGAAGAAGGTGTTTCGGCTGCTCAGGTGATTATGACTCAGCTGCATGCTGGTGGTAAATTTGATAACAATAGTTATAAAGTTTCAGGCGGCTTGCATGGGGTTGGTGTATCGGTGGTTAATGCTCTTTCTGATTGGCTTGAGTTGAGAATTTGGCGCGACGGTAAAGAGCATCATATGCGCTTTGAACACGGCGAGCCAATTGATGATTTAGCTGTGGTCGGGGATGCCAAGCCAGGTCAAAAAGGTACAGAAGTTACCTTTATGCCTGCGATTGAAACTTTTAAAAACATTACATTCAGCTTTGATAAGCTTGTCCATCGTTTCCGTGAGTTAGCCTTTTTGAACTCAGGGGTGCGTATTCTACTGAAAGATAAGCGTCACGCAGATGTTGAGGATGTTGAGCTCTTTTATGAGGGCGGCATTACGGCTTTTGTTAACTATCTAGATCGAAGTAAAGATTCCATTATCGGCGAGCCGGTAACAGTTGCTGGTGAAAAAGATGGAATCGTTACAGAAGTTTCCATGCAGTGGAATGACAGCTACCATGAGAATGTTCTTTGTTTTACGAATAATATTCCCCAGCGCGATGGCGGCACGCATTTGGCAGCATTTCGAGCAGCGTTGACACGCACCATTAACAGCTATCTGAATGATAGTGGGATAGCAAAAAAAGCCAAAGTGTCTGTTTCCGGGGATGATGCCCGTGAAGGCTTAACGGCAGTTGTGTCTGTAAAAGTCCCTGATCCGAAATTCTCTTCTCAGACTAAAGACAAACTGGTTTCTTCCGAGGTGCGCCCTGCTGTTGAAGGCATGATGAATGAAAAATTGGCAGAATGGTTTGCGGAACATCCCAATGAAGCTCGTATTGTGGTGCAGAAAATTATTGATGCAGCCACAGCCCGTGAAGCAGCGCGCAAAGCACGCGAATTAACCCGAAGAAAGGGTGTTCTTGATGTGGCCTCGCTGCCAGGCAAATTAGCAGACTGTCAAGAAAAGGACGCATCCCTCTCTGAACTCTTTATCGTGGAGGGTGATTCTGCTGGTGGTTCTGCAAAGCAGGGTCGAAATCGCAAAAACCAAGCCATTTTACCGCTCAAAGGAAAGATTTTGAATGTAGAGCGAGCCCGCTTTGATCGGATGCTTGGATCGCAAGAAATTGGGACGCTGATCACTGCTCTTGGTACAGGGATTGGTCGAGAAGACTTTAATCTTGAGAAATTACGCTATCATAAAATTGTCATCATGACTGATGCGGATGTGGATGGAGCACACATTCGAACCTTGCTGCTGACTTTCTTCTATCGCCAGATGCCAGAAATTGTTGAGAACGGTTACCTTTATATTGCGCAGCCGCCTCTCTATAAAGTCGGTCGAGGCAAGTCCGAGGTCTATTTGAAGGATGAAGCGGCGATGGATGACTATCTTCTAAATAATGGGGTTCAAGATGTTGTGATTACTGATGCAACAGGGGCTCAACATGCGGGTGAAGAAATTCGCCATCTAGCGAGTGAAGCTCAAACCATAAATTCATATTTACGCGCTTTCCCACAAGGTACCAACCTTGAATTGGCAGAGTTAATCGGCCTGCTCGGTGGATTTAATACTGACCTTCAGGGTAAGTTGGAAGACCGATCAAAAGTGGCTCAAGAAGTTTGTGCTCGTTTGAACAATTTAGATGATGTTGGTAAATGGGAAGGACAAGGCGCTGACAGTGGCGGCTATAAATTTACCTATCATATTCGAGGGATTTCAGACAGTTATACCTTTAATGCAGATTTCTGTGACAGTCAGGAAGCTAGGGGTTTGGATCATCATATGAAAACGGTTAGAGAACTGTTTGCTGAACCTGTTACGATGGAGCGAAAAGAAGTTGAAGTTATTGTCTCTCGACCGACTGAACTTCTTGCTGCTCTTTTAGCTCAAGGGAAAAAGGGTCTCTCAATGCAACGCTATAAAGGATTGGGCGAAATGAATCCGGACCAATTATGGGAGACAACATTAGATCCTGAAGCTAGAACATTGTTGCAGGTAAAGGTTGACCATGTGGATACTGCTGACGAAATCTTCACAAAATTGATGGGAGATATTGTTGAAGACCGTCGGGCTTTCATTCAAGACAATGCGCTCTCGGTGACAAATTTGGATGCTTAG
- a CDS encoding glycoside hydrolase family 13 protein, which translates to MIKKIALFVLSVFIVVSSAQAQSSLKRVEPLNWWVGMKHQDLQLLIYGEKIGHLYPTFSYEGVSLTKVVRTENPNYIFAYLSIGSQAKAGTMKVDLLDEKGVAQHSFAYELKERDAGSADREGFNTSDVMYLVTPDRFVNGDPTNDQIEGMREQSLDRTAGYKRHGGDIQGLEDSLDYIKDMGFTAIWLNPVLENDQPDASYHGYAATDFYKVDRRFGTNEHYRRFVKKAKKQGIKTIMDMILNHSGHKHWFVEDKPTKDWVNFGGSYVNTSHRRQANIDAYASDYDRKMFTDGWFVASMPDLNQRNELMSDYLIQNTIWWVEYADLSGIRMDTYPYPDKHFMTEWTCRLAEEYPSFNVVGEEWFNDPAIVSYWQRGKKNHDGYTSCLRSLMDFPIQEAFRDALKTDDKHWGQGLMKLYDKLVLDFQYPEPEELVVFPDNHDMDRIHTQMGEDADFTRMSLAYFATMRGVPQFYYGTEILMENSAKPGDHGLIRTDFPGGWAGDAVNAFTGKGLTAEQKKTQVYLKKLLQWRKNAKVIHTGDLMHFVPENGVYVFFRYMKSGEKVMVVLNKNDAETRLPLARYAEMLSGRIGVVDVISQEKQDLSQGVLLLDAKTTHIFEVQ; encoded by the coding sequence GTGATTAAAAAAATCGCGCTATTCGTACTATCAGTCTTTATTGTTGTATCCTCTGCACAGGCTCAAAGCTCTTTGAAAAGAGTAGAGCCCTTAAATTGGTGGGTAGGGATGAAACATCAGGACCTTCAACTTCTTATTTATGGGGAGAAGATTGGTCACTTGTATCCTACGTTTTCATACGAAGGGGTTTCTCTTACTAAAGTCGTTAGGACAGAAAATCCCAATTATATTTTCGCCTATCTTTCAATCGGCTCTCAAGCGAAAGCGGGCACAATGAAAGTTGATCTTCTTGATGAAAAAGGCGTGGCACAGCATTCTTTTGCATATGAATTGAAGGAGCGCGATGCGGGTTCTGCTGACCGTGAAGGGTTTAATACCTCAGATGTAATGTATTTGGTGACTCCGGACCGTTTTGTGAATGGGGACCCGACAAATGATCAGATTGAGGGCATGCGAGAACAAAGCTTAGATCGAACAGCGGGCTATAAACGTCACGGCGGTGATATTCAGGGCCTAGAGGATAGCTTAGACTATATTAAAGACATGGGCTTTACTGCAATCTGGCTAAACCCGGTGCTTGAAAACGATCAACCAGATGCTTCTTATCATGGGTATGCGGCGACTGATTTTTATAAAGTTGATCGACGGTTTGGCACCAATGAGCACTATCGTCGATTCGTGAAGAAGGCTAAGAAGCAGGGCATTAAGACCATCATGGATATGATTTTAAATCATAGTGGGCATAAGCATTGGTTTGTTGAAGATAAGCCAACAAAAGACTGGGTAAATTTTGGAGGGTCTTATGTGAATACGTCCCATCGGAGACAAGCAAATATTGATGCCTATGCTTCGGACTATGATCGAAAAATGTTCACAGATGGCTGGTTTGTGGCTTCCATGCCTGATTTGAATCAGCGGAACGAATTAATGAGTGATTATCTTATTCAAAACACCATCTGGTGGGTTGAGTATGCTGACTTGTCAGGCATTCGTATGGATACCTATCCATATCCGGATAAACATTTCATGACAGAGTGGACGTGCCGACTGGCCGAGGAATATCCATCTTTTAATGTGGTTGGGGAAGAATGGTTTAATGACCCTGCTATTGTAAGTTATTGGCAGCGGGGTAAGAAGAATCACGATGGTTATACAAGCTGCTTAAGGTCTTTAATGGACTTTCCAATTCAAGAAGCTTTCCGAGACGCCCTTAAAACCGATGATAAACATTGGGGTCAGGGTTTGATGAAATTATATGATAAATTGGTTCTAGATTTCCAATATCCAGAACCAGAAGAATTGGTTGTTTTTCCAGACAATCACGACATGGATCGCATTCATACTCAAATGGGGGAGGATGCTGACTTTACCCGCATGTCGCTGGCCTATTTTGCAACCATGCGCGGTGTGCCGCAATTTTATTACGGTACTGAAATATTAATGGAAAACAGTGCTAAACCGGGAGATCACGGTTTGATTCGCACAGATTTCCCTGGCGGATGGGCCGGTGATGCTGTGAATGCTTTTACAGGTAAGGGCTTGACAGCTGAGCAGAAAAAAACTCAGGTTTATTTGAAAAAGCTATTGCAGTGGCGGAAAAATGCGAAAGTGATTCATACTGGTGATTTGATGCATTTTGTGCCCGAAAACGGTGTCTATGTTTTCTTCAGATATATGAAATCTGGTGAAAAAGTCATGGTGGTTCTCAATAAAAATGATGCTGAAACAAGATTACCTCTTGCGCGCTATGCAGAGATGTTGTCCGGCCGCATAGGTGTTGTAGATGTAATCTCTCAGGAGAAGCAGGACTTAAGTCAGGGTGTTTTGCTCTTGGATGCAAAAACAACTCATATTTTTGAGGTACAGTAG